CGGGCGCGCTGGCAGCGCGGCGCGGATGGCCTCGGGCAGGTGCGGCAGATCGATCGCCGGCGCGGCGCCGGCGAGGATCCGGGCCTGGTGCATGGCCTGCTCGACCTCGCGCACGTTGTAGGGCCAGTCGTGCAGCAGCAACGCCTCGGCGGCGTTGGCGGTGAGCGCGGTGTCGTCGCGGACGGCCAGGCGCAGGATGTCGTCGCGCCGGGTCCGCAGCGGCGGCACCCGCACGACCCAGCCGGCCAGGCGCGCGAACAGGTCGGCGCGGAAGCCGCCGTCGGCGGTGTCGACCGCGCGGTGGGTCGCGGCGACGATGCGCACGTCGACCTTGCGGGTGGCGCTCGCGCCGACCGCGCGGACCTCGCCGTCGACCAGCACCCGCAAGAGCTTGGCCTGCACCGGCGCTGGCAGCTCGCCGACCTCGTCGAGGAACAGCGTGCCCCGATCGGCGGCGACGAACAGGCCGTCGCTGCGCGTGGCGCCGGTGAACGCGCCGGCGACGCGCCCGAACAGCTCGCTCTCGGCCAGCTCGACCGGCAGGGCCGCGCAGTTGACCGCGACCCACGGGCCGGGCCGGCCGCTCTGGCGGTGCAGCTCCTCGGCGACCCGCTCCTTGCCGACGCCGGTCTCGCCCAGCACCAGCACCGGCAGCGCCCGCGGCGCCGCCAGCGCGATCTGGCCGCGCACGTGCTGCATCGCGAGGCTGCCGCCCCGGAGCCGCGGTGACTCCGGCAAGGGCGGCACCCCGGTCATGACCTCGTCGTCGCCGAACACCAGCAAGCTCTGGCCGAGCCGCAGGACCGCGCCGGCCTCGAGGCGGTGGCGCGTGACGCGGACGCCGTCGACGAACACCCCGTTGCGGCTGCCACAGTCGACGACGTCGACGCCGTCGTCGGCGACCAGCACGCGGGCGTGGACCCGCGAGCACTCGGGGTCGAGCAGCACCAGGCCGGGCCCGTCGAGCTCGCGGCCGAGCGCGAGGTCGTGGGTGACGGTGACGTGGGTGCGCGGCGCGGGCGTCGGCGTCGATACGACCACCAGCCGGCGCAGGCGTGTGGGCGTCGGCGGCGCGGCGCCGGCGCTGGTGATCGTGGGCGCGGTCATCGGGTCACCTTCGGGTCGAGCTCGAGCACGAGGCCGTCGGCGTCGCCGCGGCTGATCAGGTCGAAGCGGCCCGCCTGCAGCCGCCCGACGTAGTGGCCGCCGATCGCCAGCCGTCCGTCGGGGCCGGCGGCGATCCGCCGGAGGCGCTCGCCGCCGCGGCCACCGAGCTGCTCGAGGCCGAGCGCGCGCCCGGCGCCGTCGAGCTCGAGCACGAGCCCGTCCTCGCCGCCGCCGCTGCGGAGGCGGAGGTCGCCGACGCCGACCTCGTCGGTGAACTTGCCGACCACCCAGGCGTGCCCGCGGTCGTCGAGGGCGACGTCGCTGGGGTTGGCCATGCCCGGCCCGGTGACCGCGGTCGACCAGCGCTCGGCGCCGGTGCCGGGATCGAGGTCGGCGACCCAGGCGCCGAAGGGGCCCGCGGTCTCGTGGCGCACGCCGGCGAACGTCGCCTCGTAGCGGAAGTTGCCGGTCACCACCAGCCGCCCGGCGCGGGCCACGGCGCCCATCGCGGTCGCGGCCTGGGCGCTGTCGAATCGGTGGGTCCACGCGACCGCGCCGGTGCCGGCGTCGAGGGCGAGCACGACGCCATCGCCGATCGAGCGCGCGCCCAGCTCGAGGTCGCCGACGTAGGTGCCGCCCCAGACGATGCCGCTGACGAAGACCCGGGCGCCGTCGGTGGTGAGCCCGAAGATCCGGGCGGCCCGGCCCCGCGCCGCCACCAGCCACCGGCGTCGGCCGGCGCCGTCGAGCGCCAGCACGAACGGCGCGCGGGCGTCGAGCGTGCCGCCCGAGTCGGCGGCGATCGCGTCACCGCCGAAGGTGGTCGCGCCGCCGTACTCGCCGGCGACGTACACGTCGCCGGCCGCGTCGACCTCGACCGCCCGCGGCGCGCCGGCGTGGTGCGCGCCGAGGGCCAGCGCCCACTTGCGCGCCCCGGTGGCGCCGTCGAGGCGGATCACGAAGCCGTCGGCGTCCTGCGGCGGCCGCGGCAGCACCTGCCCGCCGACGTCGACCTCGTCGTAGTACCAGCCGACCGCGACGACGTCACCGTCGGGCGCGACCGCGACGTCGACGACCCGGGCGTCGTGGGCGCCGGCGGTGCGCCAGACCCAGCGCGGGCGGCCGCGGTCGTCGGTGCGCGCGACCCAGGCGCTGCGCTCGAGCGTCGGATCGCGGACCAGGCCGCGGCCCGCGAGCGTGCCGCCGGGCCCGGCGTAGCCGCCGAGCACGAGATCGCCGTGGCGGTGCCAGGCGACGGCGTTGACGTTGTCGCGGCCGACGCCGCCGACGGTGAACGCCAGCGGCACCCGGGCCCCGCGATCGCGGCGCGGGGCCGGGGCCGGGTGCGGGCGCAGCGCGACCGCGGCGGTGGCGGTCGACGCCGCGACGATCGCCAGGCCGACGCCGAGCGCGAGGGCGCGGGCCCGGCGCCGCGGTGGGGCCGCGGTCCGCAGGTGCGCCAGCGCGGTGGTGGCCGGGCGCGCGCCGGGGTCGAGGGCGGTGCACGCGTGGATGAAGTGGTCCCACCGCCGCGCGTCGCGGCCGCCGGCGGCGCCGACGCTCGGCACCGGTGCCGCGAGCCGGCCGAGGCCACGGCTGGTGACGTCGTCGGGGTGCTCGAACGGCAGGTGCCCGGTGAGCAGCTCGTAGGCGACCACGCCGAGCGCGTACACGTCGACCGCGGTCGTGACCCGGCGGCCGGTGAGCTGCTCCGGCGCCATGTACGCGGGCGTGCCGGCGAAGTCGGTGACGCTCTCGCGGGCGTCGTCCTGGTGGCGCGCCAGGCCGAAGTCGGTGATGACCGCGCGGCTCCCGGCGGCGTCGCGCGCGAGGATGACGTTGCCCGGCTTGAGGTCGCGATGGATCACGCCGGCGGCGTGGGCCGCGCCGAGCCCGGCGATCAGGTCGTCGAGGATCGCGCCGGCCTCGCTGGGATCGAGGGCGCCGCGGTGCAGGCGCTCGGCCAGGGTCTCGCCCGGCACCAGCTCCATCGTCACGAAGCGGCGCCCGGCGGCGTCGGCCGCGAGGTCGAACATCCGGCACACGTTGCGGTGGGCGATGGCCCGCGCCAGGGTCAGCTCGCGGTCGAGCCGGTCGGCGGCGGCGCCGCCGCGCTCGGCGGCCACGGTCTTGAGCGCGACCTCGAGCCCGAGGAGGCGATCGTGCGCGGCGTAGACCTCGCCCATGCCGCCGCGCCCGAGCAGGCGCACCACCTGGTAGCGTTCGGCGACGACCACGCCGCTGGTCAGCGCGGTGCCGACCGCCGTCGCTGGCGCGACCACGCGCACGACCGCCCCGCCATCGCTGGAGATGGTCGCCGCCCCGGGGTGTCCCGGTCCGCCCGCGGTCTGGTCAGGGTCCATCGCGATCGCACGACGCAGTATACCTGCGGTTCTTCCCGGCCGCGGGCCGGGCGGCTCACCCCGCCGGCGTCAGCGCTGGCCCGGGGCCGCGCACCAGTCGACGACCGCGGCCGCGGCGCCGGGCCGGGCCAGCGCGCGCATCGCCGCGGCCATCGTCGCGCGTCGGTCGGCGTCGTCGAGCAGCGGCGCGATCGCGGCGCCCAGCGCGGCGGCGGTGAGGTCGGCCTGCTTGTACGACAGCGCCGCGCCGGCGGTCGCCATCTCCCGGGCGTTGAGCTCCTGGTGGTTGTCCGCGGCGAACGGGTACGGGATGAAGATCGCGGGCTTGCCGGCGATGGCGAGCTCGGCGACGGTGGTGGCCCCGGCCCGGCACACGATCAGATCCGCGCGCTGGTACGCGCTGGCCATGTCCTTGATGAACGCCTTGACCTCGGCGGTGACGCCGGCGTCGCGGTAGCGCGCGGCGATCCGGGCCTCGTCGGCGGTGCCGGTCTGGTGGACGATCGTCAGCGGCCGCGCGCCGGCCAGCACGATCAGCGCCTGCGACGCCAGGTCGTTGACCGCGACCGCGCCCAGCGAGCCGCCGCTCACCAGCACCGCCAGCGGCGCGTCGGTCGGCCGCGGCGTCGCGCCGGCGGCCAGCAGCTTGGCGGCCAGCTCGCGCCGCACCGGGTTGCCGGTCATCGCGATCTTCTTGGCCTTGAAGAACCGGCGGCTCTCCTCGAACGACAGGAACACCCGGCGCACCACGCGGCCCAGGAGCTTGTTGGTGAAGCCGGGGATCGAGTTCTGCTCGCAGATCGCCGTCGGCACGCCGCGCAGGCGCGCCATCAGGACGACCGGCCCGGAGGCGTAGCCGCCGACGCCGACGACCGCGTCGGGCCTGAACCGCTTGACGATCCGGCGGGCCTGCCACAGCGCGCGCGGCAGCTTGAACAGGCCCTTGATCGCGCCGAGCGCGCCGACGGTCTTGAGGCCCGACACCTGGACCAGCGCCAGGTCCCAGCCGAGCTCGGGCAGCACCCGGGCCTCGATGCCGCGGGCGGTGCCGACGAACTGGACCGCGGCGTCGGGATCGCGCGCGCGGACCTCCTCGGCGATCGCGACGCCGGGGAACAGGTGGCCGCCGGTGCCACCGCCGGCGATGAGGACGCGCATGGCGGCGACGCTACCGCGGGCCGATCGCGCGCGGTAGTGCTGCGCAGGCGTCCGGTGGCAAGCGCTGGTCGAGGCCGGCCTGGTCGTGCGCCAGGTGTCGCGCGGTCGACCGCGTGGATGTCCCAGGTCGAGCCGGCCCGGGCCGTGGCCGAGCTCGGGTTCGCGCACCCGCCGCTCGACGCGTCCCTGGGCGCGCTCGCCGCCGAGCTGGGCACCGGCTGGCGCGCCGACCCGCCGCCCGGCTACGCGCAGCGCGATCGCGAGCGCCGCTGGCCGGCTGAGCGTCAGGCCGTCGTCGCCGCGGTCAGCGTGGCGGACCGCCGCCGCGGCGCGAGGCCCGCGGCCGGGCGCGATCCACGCGGCAGGGTCTCGCGTACGATGCGCATCGATGCAGGCCCCCTATGCGATCCGCGTGCTGGTCCTCGGCGGCGTCCTCAACCTGGTGCTGGCGTTCGTGCTCGGCTGGGTGCTGTCGATCAAGCGCATGAAGGAGCCGATGGCCAGGCACCACTGGCTCCTGGTGGCGCACACCGTGTCGCTGCAGGAGGGCCTGATGCTCCTGGGTCTGGGCTTCGCGATGTCGTTCGCGGTGCTCGGCAAGACGACGGCGGCGACCGGGGCGTGGCTGGTGGTGCTGGCGTCGGTGTTCCAGGACCTCTCTGGCGTGGTGAACTGGCTCAAGGGCACCGGCGATCAGTTCGCCGAGAAGTCGACCGGCTGGCTGCTCGCGTCGATCAACGCGGTGCTCAACACCGCGGGCCTGGCGATCATCGCCTACGGCGTGCTGCGCGGCGTGCTGTAGTCACCCCGGGAAGGCCTCGCGGAACGCGCGCGCGAGCAGATCCGCGACACCGAGGTCGCTGGCCCAACGCTCGAGGTACGCGCGATCGAGCGTCGCCCCCTGGACCCGGAATACGCCGAGGACATCCTGCCACTGGCGCTCCGACACGCCGTCCCCGAGACGATACCACTCGAGCTTGTGCAGGATGATGTCCTCCGCGGTGGTCAGCGGATAGACCCGGCGTTGGTGCTCGTCGAGGGTCGACGCCGTCGACCGGGCGAAGGCGGCCTGGTCGAACGGGCGATCCTTCAGGATGAACACGTCGACCTTCATCATCGTCGCGAGGTGGATCACGTTGAAGGACGAGCGCCGTCGGATCGCGTCGCGGATCATGTCGCCGTCGACGTAGTAGGCCTCACCGAGCCCTTCGACCAGCGCCTCGACGTGCCGTCCTGCGAGGTCGGCCACCAGGTCGATGTCGAACGTCGACCGGCCGATGCCGAGCGCCGAGCTCGCGATCGAGCCGCCGACGCGGTAGGCCACGCCGAGCGCTTCGAGCAGGTCGGCCACCGGCGCCAGCGCTTCGGCGAGGTCCGCGGTCATCGGCGCGCCGCGAGATGCTGGCGGAGGCGATCCGCCAGCTCCCGGCCGTAGTGGTGTTCGACCCACAGCAGCCGAACGCCCTCTTCGTCGAGCTCCGGATGCAGACGCGCGATGGTCCGCCGCGACGAGTCGATCAAGGCGGCCGAGAGTCGAAGAGCGAGCCCCGCCCGGCGCGAAGGTCCCGCCGCCCGGAGCAGCTCGAGCTGCTTGGCGGCCATGGCCGGGCTGGTGTCGGATGGCTGCACCTCGGCAGGATAGCAGGCGCGCCGCCAGTCACGGCCGGCGGCACAAGGTCGGGTAGCCGGCGTCGCAGCTGGTGTCGCGCCAGCCGCCGGCGGTGCCGGTGTCGAGCACCGCGCAGTTCTCCGAGGTGCCGCCGGTGGGCTCGCGGCCGGTGAAGCCGAGGTACGGCGCCGGCGCGCCGCGGGCGTCGACCCAGGTGTCCTCGACGGCGGCGTCGGTCAGCCCGAGCCACACGTCGGCCGAGCCGAGCTCGCGGCGCACCACCCGCGCCAGCACCGCGGCCTCGGCGGCGCTGGCCGGCACGAGCAGCGCGCCGCCGCCGGTCGCGCACGCCGCGGCGGCGCTCGGCTGATCGATCGCCGCCGGGCACAGCCGCCAGGTGGCGCCGCCGTCGGCGGCGGTGGCGACGATCGTGCGGCACTCGGGGCGGCAGGTGGCGTCGCAGCCGTCGCCGTCGGCGGTGCCGCCGTCGTCGCACTGCTCGGTGACGTGGACCACGCCGTCGCCGCACCGCGGGGCCGCGGCCGCGCCGCGCAGCAGCGCCGCGCGCCACGCCAGCTGGGCCTTCACCACCGGGGCCTCGCGGGTCAAGGTCGCGATGTCGCCGACGGTGAAGTCGTCGTCGACCGCCAGCGCGCCGACCAGCGCCACGACGCCGTCGACGTGGGCGGCCAGGGCGTCGTCGTCGAGCGCGCCGCCGGGCGCCGCCGCCGCGGCCAGCTGCTGATCGAGCGCAGCCGCGAGCGCCGGGATCGCGCGGATGCGCGCCGCCAGCCGCGCCGCCGGCGGGTAGTCGGGCTCGAGCGCCGGGTTGCCCAGGATCACGTCCTGGCCGTGGGGCAGGAGCACGAAGCGGTCGGTGTCGGGGCGGTGGTAGAGGTAGTAGTTGTTGCGGCCGAGCGCGAAGCCGTCCTCGGCCGCCAGCGCCAGCTCGGCGGCGATGAAGCGCGTGGCCTCGTCGAGATCGATCAGCGCGCCGACCGCGGTCGCGAACCCGGCGTCGCTCGCGCCGACCACGGCGGCCGCCGCGGCCTCGAGATCGGCGCGGCTGCGCCCGGCCGGATCCTTGAGATCCATGCCGTCGGGGTCGACCGCGAAGTCGGCCGACGGCGACTCGTAGAGGTTGCCGCCGCCGCTGGTCGCGCCGTAGCGATCGCGCAGGAACTCCTTGTCGACCGGCTCGACCGCGACGTACAGGCCGCGCGGCTCGCCGTTGAGGATCAGCCGCGCCATCGCGGTGCGGTGGGCAGGCACGCCGGCGCGGCGGAACACCTCGTAGGCGACGTGCTCGTGGAGCAGGCTGGGGTCCTGCAGCGCATTGTCGAGCGCCATCTTGTCGAACGGCCCGAGCTTCTGCCCCGCGACCAGCTCGTCGAACTTGATCGAGAACGCCGGCTTGCCGACGACCGCGTCGACCGAGCCGCCGCTGCCCTTCTTGCGGCACGCCGACCGCGCCAGCAGCGCGCCGTCCCAGCGCACGTCGCACGGCACCCGCACCGTGGGATCGGTGTCGAACGTGTCGACGTCGGCCGGCGCGATGTCGATCGCGACCGCGTGCAGCACCGCCGGATCCAGCGGCGCGGCCGGGCCGCCGCCGTCCGGGCCGCCGTCGCGCGCGCCACCGTCCGGGCCGTCGCGGCCGTCGCCGCCGCACGCCGCGAGTGCCGCGACCACACCGACCAGCACAGACCAGGTCCGCACCCCCGCAATCTACGCGCGGCCGGGTCGGCGTCACCGCGGCGCATCGTCGCGCGCGCTCGGGGTCATGACCCACCGCCTGACCGTCGCCGGGGCCGACGCCGCCCGCGCCGGGCGCTCCCTACGCGACCACGACGCGGACGCGCTGCGGCTTCTTGCGCGCGTAGTCGGGGTTGACCAGCTCGCGCGTCGGCACCGGCGGCGGCCGGCGGCGCCCGACGTTGAGGATCAGGCCGACCAGGAACATCGTGACGATCAGCGAGGTGCCGCCGTAGCTGACCAGCGGCAGGGTGATGCCCTTGTTGGGGACGACGCCGAACACGACGCCGGCGTTGAGCAGCGCCTGCAGGCCGAACATCGCGGTGATGCCGAACGCCAGGTAGCCGCCGAAGGTGTCGCGCGCGCCCAGCGCCGCGCGCACGCCGCGCCAGACCAGCACCATGAACAGGCCCAGCACGACCGCGACGCCGATGAAGCCGAGCTCCTCGCCGATCGGCGCCAGGATGAAGTCGTTGTGGCCCTCGGGCATGTAGCCGAGCGACTGGCGCGAGTTGCCCAGGCCCAGCCCCGACAGCCCGCCCGAGCCGAGCGACACGTGGGCCTGCACCATCTGGTAGGCCTCGCGATCGCTGAACGCCTCGGGGTTGAAGTAGGCCATGAACCGGCGCATGCGCCAGGGCGTGCCGACGACGAGCTGGTACGCGACCGGCAGCGCCGCGAGCACCGCGAGCACGATGTACGAGACCCGGGCGCCGGCGACGAACAGCATCATCAGCGTGGTCGTGCCGAGGATGATCGACGAGCCCAGGTCGGGCTGCATCAGCAAGAGGCCCATCATCAGCGCGCACACGACCAGGTGCGGCACGAAGCCGATCGTGAAGGTCTTCACCTTGTCGGCCTTCTTCTGCAGGCTGTGCGACAGGTAGACGATCAGCGCCAGCTTGGCGAGCTCGACCGGCTGGAACGACAGCGGCCCGAGCAGGAGCCAGCGCTTGGCGCCGTTGAGCGACGGCATCGCCAGGGTCGCGCCCAGCGCGAGCAGCGCGCAGGCCAGGAGCGAGTAGGCGCGGTTGCGCAGCCGGCGGTAGTCGATGTGGGCCGCGGCGAACATCGCGAACGCGCCCAGCGCCAGGAACACGATCTGGCGCTTGAGGAAGAACGCCGGGTCGCCGTGGCGGGCCATGGCCTCGGCCGCGGTCGCCGCGTAGATCTCGATCGTGCCGACCCCGAGCAGCGCCAGGATCGTCCCGACCAGCACGAGGTCGTAGGGGCGCTCGCTGACGTCGGCGATCGCCGCCTGCGCCGCCAGCGGCGGGGCCCGCTCGACCGGAGGCTCGGACACGAGGGTGGCAGGCAGCACGGAGGTCAGGCCATCGTGCCGACTGGCGCGCGCGGGGCAACTTTTCGGCGGCGCGGGCGTGACGACGCCGCGGCGGCGCGGCGGCCTACTCGTGCATCGCCGGGCCGTCGGGCCAGCGCGTGATCAGGTGGCCGTTGGGCGGCCCCGGCGGGCTGCTCGTGCATCGGGGCCCTCGGGCCAGCGCGTGATCAGGTGGCCGGGGGGGGCGGTGCGCGCTACTCGTGCATCGCGGGCTCTGGGCCAGCGCGTGATCAGCTGCCGTCGGCGGGCGACCCGGCGGCGCTACTCGTGCATGGCGGGGCCGTCGGGCCAGCGCTTGATCAGGTGGCCGTTGGGCGGGCCGGGCGGCTCGAGGTAGGCGCGGCGGTGCTGCATCGTGCGGCCGGGGTTGCTGTTGGCGATGAACCGGCTCTCGCCCATCGTCCACGGCTCGCGGTACGCGCCGGCGCGCGCGTCGACGGCGCGGAAGTACGCGCGCGTGGCCTCGGCCGACATCGCGACCCGGGTGATCCGGTTGATCGCGCCCTGGGCCCGGTCGTAGGCGTCGAGCGGCAGCGCGCCGTCGGCCGCGAGCGCCGCGTGCCACGCCACGACCTCGGGGTCGGCGCCGCGCAGCTCGGGCGACAGCACCTCGAGCATCGCGTGCACGGTGGTGTGGAACGGCGCGATCGCGGTGGCGATCGCCCGGGGCACCGGCTGGTACGGGCACCGGATCTCGACGACGCGCGGCTTGGTCGGGCCCGCGCAGCCGTCGTGGTGGTACAGCTCGCTCGGGCTGAGCCGGCCGCGGCTCGAGCGCCCGCGGACCTCGGCGTGGGTGGCGTCGGCGCCGCCGACGTTCCTGCACACCACGAGCCCGGCGTCGTCGATCAGCGCCAGGAACGCGGCCCGGTGATCCGGCGTCAGCAGCACGAGGTCGACGTAGTCGGCCGGCGCCGCGACCTCGGGCTGATCGTGGACCAGCCCGTCGAGGATCACGCCCAGGCCGGTCCAGTCAGACCAGCGCGGACGCCAGGGGCCGAAGCGGAGCTCGGGCGGACGCATCGCGGCGCAGCGGAATCTACACCCCGCGGCCCGCGCGCGTCACCGCCGCGTGATCACCGCGCCGCCGGGCAGGCCGGTGTAGACGTCGTCGGGCAAGAGCCCCATCCACGGATGGCGGGCCGGGGGGGGGGGGCCCCCCGGGGGCCCGGGGGGGGGGGGGGGGGGGGGGGGGGGGGGGGGGGGGGGGGGGGGGGCGCGGCGGGGGGGGGGGCCCCGGGGGGGGGGGGGGGGTGGGGGGGGGGGGGGGGGGGGGGGGGGGCGGGGGGGGGGGCGGGGGGGGGGGGGGGGGGGGCCCGGGGGGGGGGGGGGGGGGGGGGGGGGGGGGCGGCGGGGGGGGGGGGGGGGGGCGGGGGGCGGGGGGGGGGGGGGGGGGGGGGGGGGGGGGGGGGGGGGGGGGGGGGGGGGGGGGGGGGGGGGGGGGGGGGGGGGGGGGGGGGGGGGGGGGCGGGGGGGGGGGGGGGGGGGGCGGCGGGCCCCGGGGGGGGGGGCGGGGCGGGGGGGGGGGGGGGGGGGGGGGGGGGGGGGGGGGGGGGGGGGGGGGGGGGGGGGGGGGGGGGGGGGGGGGCGGCGGGGGGGGGGGGGGGGGGGGGGGGGGGGGGGGGGGGGGGGGGGGCGGGCGGGGGGGGGGGGGGGGGGGGGGGGGGGGGGGGGGGGGGGGGGGGGGGGGGGGGGGGGGGGGGGGGGGGGGGGGGGGGGGGGGGGCGGGCGGGGGGGGGGGCGGGGGGGGGGGGGGGGGGGGGGGGGGGGGGGGGGGGGGGGGGGGGGGGGGGGGGGGGGGGGGGGGGGGGGGGGGGGGGGGGGGGGGGGGGGGGCGGCGGGGGGGGGGGGGGGGGGGGGGGGGGGGGGGGGGGGGGGGGGGGGGGGGGGGGGGGGGGGGGGGGGGGGGCGGGGGGGGGGGGGGGGGGGGGGGGGGGGGGGGGGGGGGGGGGGGGGGGGGGGGGGGGGCAGGTGCATGCGTCCGTGATACGCGCGCCGCGGCGCGATCCGCGTCAGGCGTGCGTAAGGTCCGGCTCAGCCCTTGGCCTGCCGGATCAGCCGCACGTACGCCTCGGACGCGCGCACCGCCAGCTCGCACAGCTCGTCGATGACCGCGCCCTCGAACCGATCGCCGCGCGGGTGGGCGTAGATCAGGTTGACCGCGCGCTGCCGCACCGCGACCGGCGCCACCGCGACCTCGGCCGCCGGCGCGACCTCGAGGAACTCCCACAGCGCGCGCTCGGTCGGCTGCGCCGCCGCGGGCGGTCGGCCGCGGAACGGGCGCAGATCGTCGTTGGCGCACTGCAGCGCCGACGAGCCGCCGATCGGCAGCGCCAGCTCGGCGATCGGCCGCGCCAGCGGGCGCTCGGTGAACGCGCGCCAGCCCAGGGCGTTGCCGTCGCGCACCAGGAACAGCACCAGCGCCGGGAAGCGGCCGTCGGCGAACTCGAGCAGCGTCGCCGCGATCTCGTCGCGGTGGTGGGCCGCGTCGATCCGATCGCACGCCTCGGCGAACGCGACCTTCGGCGGCGCCGGCGGTGGCGGCGCCGGCACCGCGACGTTGCCGCTCTTGCGGCGCGGCTCGAGCCGCACCGGCGGCGGCGTCACGATGCCCCCGGCCGGCTGGGTGCGGCGCCGATCGGGGTTGCTCGTGCTCTTGCGGGTGCCGGGCCGGACGAACCGGGCCTGGCGCGGCAGGCCGTAGTGCTTCTCGAGGTAGTAGAGCGCGCGCAGCTCCGACACGATGTACGGCGTGATCGCCATGCCGGTCTGGTCGGCGAGCTGATCGATCGCGTGGTCGTCCTTGGGATCGATCATCGCCACCGCCAGCGCGTCGACGAACGGCGGCAGCTGCCCGAGCGGGATCACGCCCAGGGTGGCGGCGGTGCGCGCGCTGATCAGGTTGATCGCCTCGGCCGGGGCGCCGTCGAGCAGCGCCCGGGTCGCCGACGGGATCTGGTACAGCTCGCCGAGCTGATCGCCGAGCGCGTCGATGTCGAGGTAGCCGAGCTCGACCAGGTTGGTCCCCAGGCGCCCGCCGTAGAGGACCTGCGTCCGCAGCCCGCTCTCGAGCTGCGATAGCGAGATCGCTGCGTTGCGCAGCAGCAGCGTGCCCAGTTTCATCGAAGGGGCGAGCGTCGCTCGCCGACCGCCTGGGCGTCAAGTCGTGGCGTAGCGGGTCGGGTCGTCGACGCCGGCGTCGGCGAAGCCCTTGCGCCGCAGGTGGCAGGCGTCGCAGCGCCCGCACGCGAGCTCGCCGATCGGGTCGTAGCAGGAGTGGGTCAGCGCGTAGTCGACGCCCAGGCGCCGGCCGGTGGCGATGATCTCGGCCTTGGTCATCGCGATCAGCGGCGCGCGCACCTGGAACCCGCCGGCGCGGGTCGCGACGTCGGTCAGGGCCTGGAACGCGTCGATGAACACCGGGCGGCAGTCGGGGTAGCCGCTCGCGTCGAGGACGTTGACGCCGACCCAGAGCTCCTCGGCGCCGAGCGACTCGGCCCACGCCAGCGCCAGCGCCAGCAGGATCGTGTTGCGGGCCGGCACGTACGTGAGCGGCACGTCGCCGGGCGCGCCGATCTCGTCGAGCGAGCGATCCTTGGGCACCGCCAGATCGGGGCTGGTCAGGGCCGAGCGGGCCAGCGGCGCGAGGTCGAGCTCGAGCACGCGGTGTTCGGCGACGCCGAGCGCCTGCGCGACCCGGGTCGCGGCCGCGAGCTCGCAGGCGTGGAGCTGACCGTAGCGGACGGTCAGGGCGTAGCAGGTCCGGCCCTCGGCGAGGGCGATGGCGAGGGCGGTGGTCGAGTCGAGCCCGCCCGACAGAAGCACGACAGCTGCTGGCACCGCTCCCTTGTAGCACCGGCGCGACGCTGTAGGCTCGGCCTGTGACGCAAGCGCGCGATCGCGCGACCGCCGTGGCGCCGTGGCTGGCGCTGGCCGCGCTCGTGGCGTGGTCGGCGTGGCACCGCTGGCAGGTCCTGACCGCGTCGCCGCACCCGGTCGGGATCGACGGCTACTACTACGCGATCCAGGTCCGCGCGCTGCTCGAGCGCGGCGAGCTGGCCTACCCGGCCGCGCCGCTGACGTTCTACCTGATGGCGCTCGTGGCGCGGTTCGCCGATGTGATCACCAGCGTCAAGCTGGTGGCCGCGCTCGCCGGCGCCCTGGCGGCGGTGCCCGCGTTCGGGATCGGGCGGCGCCTCGGCGGGGTCGCGGGCGGGCTGGCGGCGGCGGTCGTGGTCGCGACCAGCGGCGGCTCGTTCTATCTGTCCCTGGAATTCGTGAAGAACGGCGTGGGGTTGGCGGTCGCGCTCGGCGCGATCTGGCTGGGCCTGGCGGCGCTCGAGCGGCCCAGCCGGGCCCGCGTCGCGGCGGCGGCGCTGGCGGCGCTGGCGGCGGTCCTGACCCACAAGATGGCCGCGGCGCTGGTGCTGGCGGTGCTCGCGCCGGCGGTCGTCGTCGAGCTGCGGGCGCGCCTGGGCGCGCGCCGGGCCACGCGGTCGCTGGCGATCGGCGTCGCGGCGCTGGCCGTGGCGGCGCTGGCGCTCGGGACGCTGGCGCCGGATCGCTTCGTCGCCGGCCGCGATCTCGCCGAGCTGGGCGACGCGCTCGGCGGCG
The genomic region above belongs to Myxococcales bacterium and contains:
- a CDS encoding CotH kinase family protein, with protein sequence MRTWSVLVGVVAALAACGGDGRDGPDGGARDGGPDGGGPAAPLDPAVLHAVAIDIAPADVDTFDTDPTVRVPCDVRWDGALLARSACRKKGSGGSVDAVVGKPAFSIKFDELVAGQKLGPFDKMALDNALQDPSLLHEHVAYEVFRRAGVPAHRTAMARLILNGEPRGLYVAVEPVDKEFLRDRYGATSGGGNLYESPSADFAVDPDGMDLKDPAGRSRADLEAAAAAVVGASDAGFATAVGALIDLDEATRFIAAELALAAEDGFALGRNNYYLYHRPDTDRFVLLPHGQDVILGNPALEPDYPPAARLAARIRAIPALAAALDQQLAAAAAPGGALDDDALAAHVDGVVALVGALAVDDDFTVGDIATLTREAPVVKAQLAWRAALLRGAAAAPRCGDGVVHVTEQCDDGGTADGDGCDATCRPECRTIVATAADGGATWRLCPAAIDQPSAAAACATGGGALLVPASAAEAAVLARVVRRELGSADVWLGLTDAAVEDTWVDARGAPAPYLGFTGREPTGGTSENCAVLDTGTAGGWRDTSCDAGYPTLCRRP
- the ftsW gene encoding putative lipid II flippase FtsW → MLPATLVSEPPVERAPPLAAQAAIADVSERPYDLVLVGTILALLGVGTIEIYAATAAEAMARHGDPAFFLKRQIVFLALGAFAMFAAAHIDYRRLRNRAYSLLACALLALGATLAMPSLNGAKRWLLLGPLSFQPVELAKLALIVYLSHSLQKKADKVKTFTIGFVPHLVVCALMMGLLLMQPDLGSSIILGTTTLMMLFVAGARVSYIVLAVLAALPVAYQLVVGTPWRMRRFMAYFNPEAFSDREAYQMVQAHVSLGSGGLSGLGLGNSRQSLGYMPEGHNDFILAPIGEELGFIGVAVVLGLFMVLVWRGVRAALGARDTFGGYLAFGITAMFGLQALLNAGVVFGVVPNKGITLPLVSYGGTSLIVTMFLVGLILNVGRRRPPPVPTRELVNPDYARKKPQRVRVVVA
- the queC gene encoding 7-cyano-7-deazaguanine synthase QueC, with the protein product MPAAVVLLSGGLDSTTALAIALAEGRTCYALTVRYGQLHACELAAATRVAQALGVAEHRVLELDLAPLARSALTSPDLAVPKDRSLDEIGAPGDVPLTYVPARNTILLALALAWAESLGAEELWVGVNVLDASGYPDCRPVFIDAFQALTDVATRAGGFQVRAPLIAMTKAEIIATGRRLGVDYALTHSCYDPIGELACGRCDACHLRRKGFADAGVDDPTRYATT